The genomic window GTGGATTAGAAGATTGCTTGAAAAGGATTGAGGTGAAAGGTTATCGCAAAACCAACTCATGAGCTGATGATGTCTTAAGTAATATGGACTGTGTAAATGGTTCTACTTTGATTTATCATGAGCATTTCCCTGCAAGTAGTACTCTCTTGAAAGAAAtagaatttcattttcaattatgCACACAAACAAACATGACTTTTTGAATCACATTTTTGACAAAACGAAACAGACATATGATACTATAAGATGGAGAAATATGACCAAAGAATTTCATCCAATATGAagatattataattaaattcaaTCACGACATGCAGCAGACTAGCAGTAGTATGGAGAAATTCATTTTAACTGATAATTTAACAATGTAATGTTTAAGTAATTAGGTCAAAACTTGTTTTAAACTTTTTCCTCTATGTATCTTCCACCAACAGTTTTATATGCTGAAAACTCATTTGTTCAAAAATCAACAGTAGCCATattgacaaattttcaaaagaaaaaccaTATTGATATTgacaaaaataagttaaatctGACCTCTACAGTTGCCAACAAAGGCCACATACGGGGAAAATCTGCACACACAAGGTTAACCCACACACTCAAAGATCTTAGATAGAACACACAACATCACACCACAAAGAACTACACAAGTCGCCATACGTCCGCAAAACCAcctcaacaattttttttacactagCAACCTAACCCAAACTGTGTATCACTGTACAAACTCAAGTACCCTCCTCACTCGAGAGTTACTACAAGAAATGATAACACTCGAATCTTAAATATCATATGAGATTACTAACACCCTCCTCTCTCTAGGACATGGTTGAGAATTAATTAACTCTCAACATGATCATGCAAGACTGGGAATGCATCAAGTCTTCACAAGttcttctatttatagaagAGGGCATGACTTCCATTCATGTATACAATTAGTGGACATTAGTTGCATCATATCTCTTGATGATTGTGGGATTCTCCAAGGATCTGTTTTGAGCTTAGAATAAACTCATGATTAAAAAAGACTTGTTTGGTAATTGACattttctcacgagcttatagcttattttgatAAGGTAATTCAATTAGCTtttaacttatcattttttctctcaattttacccttgtCATCATGcttcaaaaagttaaatattaattatatatatatatatatatatatatatatatatatatatatatatatatatatattttatgtcatttcatacttataagtcGGTTCAACTAGTAATTTTACCAAATGATACAAATTCAACGAGCTAACATCTCTGCTATTTTTCGTCAAATAAGCCCAAATGTCAAAGAATAATCATTCACCTCttaaatatatgtatttattTGGAAATTTCAATTGATTTCTCAGCACCATTCTAATTTTTGAAGATATGAGAAATTATGATTGAGAAAAAAAGTATccgaaaaatgaaaaagaaaaatctagaAGAAGATTAATACCTTGAGAGCTTCTTTGACGATAGGGTCTTGTGCAGGATTAAAGAAAAAAGCTGTAATTCGACTCCGATTACGAACTCGAAGGGAATTACAGTTACTATGAGAATTAAAACCGATGGTTCTGGTGATTActcctgatgatgatgataaaaaCCTACATTCCTGCTTCAATTTCCGGTAGAGTTAAttgaaatgaagagaaagaagaaacatattgaataataaataaagagGAATAGTAACGAACTTGAGTGCATGGGAGTGGAAGacgagaagaagaagaagaagtaaaGAGAAGAGACATAGCTCTGCTCTGCCTTTGTTATTCCAACTTGCAACTACCACAAGATGATTCCGATTCTTGGGTGAGGTGCTGTTTTTTCCAACGATTATTTATTAccaaaactttttatttatagacaaataatttttttttttttattaattaggTACCGTTTGACatagacaaatatatatatatatatatatatatatatatatatatatatatatatatagagtcagaatccgttgacaccaactagtttgacaccaaatgttacacctctcaataacgttttaaccgatataaattttataaaatccaccgttggattgaaagtttacatcatatagatcatttgtgtaaaatttcagacaaatccaaaatcatttgatatgctattgagacacataaagattaacggcatttaaaaaaatacaaaaaccgttaattttgatgtatctcaataacatatcaaatgatttttgatttatttgaaattttacacaaatgatctatatgatgtaaactttcaatccaacggtggattttataaaatttatatcggttaaaacgttattgagaggtgtaacatttggtgtcaaactagttggtgtcaacggatcctgactcatatatatatatatatgagtcaggatccgtatatatatatatgagtcaggatccgttgacaccaggtgtcaaatattagtttgacaccaaatctcaaccgtTTAAATCAATTGATCATACGGCtgaaaaatatatcatttaaaatattttaacaaaataatacaGTTTACAAAAATATCACGTGACTTGTTTGTagcttcttttctttctctctggGTTTTTCCGCCGCCGTGTCAACAAGTGGATCGGCAAAAGGAGAAAATAACAATGATTGAGCAAAATAGAATTGGCCCATGTTCTTTTCTTGTAGTTGTTTAATTGTACAAAATTCTTTTATATTCAAATAATCAATTAGTTTTTCTTAAAATCTAGAGAAATTTAATCccaagaacaaagaaaattctgaaaaattgGAGACGGAAATTACTCATGTATAAGAATGAGCAGTAAGCTTCAATGGCGGATGGGCGAAGAAGGATGCACCCTTTGCGGTGGTTACGCGATGAAGACAGTAATGAAGAACTCTCAATTAAAACGATGTATATATGACGGTTGAATGGTGATGCAGCTTGTTTCCGGTTACAAACCGTGGATCCATAACGGTTGGTTGCAAGTTGTTGGCGGTGGTGAAGGTTCACTCTACCaccatattttattttgacggtgggtcaaaaaagaagaaaattagcGTAATTTCAAAGTTGAGAATTGGGAGAGAATGTCACGTGATGTTGTTAAGTGAATAAATCTAAGCCATACGATGAATTGATTTGAacggttgagatttggtgtcaaattttAGTTTGACAGCCGGTGTCAACGGATCccgactctatatatatatacatatatataggggttttctaacttagatcctagttaggtctaagttagcaaggtgcacttttcaattggaccaaaatacccattctttttaactaattaaccaaaatacccattaatagacgcggatctagtgtcgcgcgcgtaccgaaggaccatggttacagaccgttgattcccatcagacagccaagatctgatctcatcaagactgtctgatcaatccgacagcccagatcatcctgatccatcagattccagcgcgtgcgccacactggattacaccctggagagagaaaaatttgctttttaaaagtaggacacatgtcacacaatggttggctggacgtgatttttgttcatttaatactttgaactcaattatttcgttgtaaattaattttttattttttttatttttataccaaaattcataatttttttttgtctacaaatagagacttggttcgtttgatttggacaccgaaaaaaaatgcaatttttcactaccttaatctcattttttgtctactaaataagttacttgtgtgttgtaatttaacacgcaccactcaaccaactcactgaaaccattataccaggaaaatagtagataatattctggaacttttggtatattttatgaaatttttggagacctgaaactatttttagttaattaaatgagataaaacggtaattaaaaactaatgtttgcttctgaaaccattttactggtagaatggttgcacatagttgtattctgaaaccattttactggtagaatggtttcaatgagtaatttattaattgtgtttgcttctgaaaccatttatctggtacaatggtttcagagagttgtaatctgaaaccattttgctggtagaatggtttcagtaagttgattattagttatttgcttctgaaaccatttatctggtacaatggtttcagagagttgtaatctgaaaccattttcctggtagaatggtttcagtgagtaatttattaattgtgtttgcttctgaaaccatttatctggtacaatggtttcagagagttgtaatctgaaaccattttcctggtagaatggtttcagtgagttgatgcaaggtagtgaaaaatgagattaaggtagtgaaaaattgggtttttttttttctgtgtccaaatcaaacgaaccaagtctctatttgtagagaaaaaaaaattatgaattttggtataaaaataaaaaataaaaaattaatttacaacgaaataattgagttcaaagtattaaatggaaaaaaatcacgcccagcgaatcagacagcgacacgtgtcctgcttttaaaaagtagattcttctctctccagggtgtaatccagtgtggtgcacgcgctggaatctgatggattcggatgatctgggctgtgtgattgatcagacagtcttgatgagatcagatcttggctgtctgatggaaatcaacggcctgtaaccatggtcctgcggtacgcgcgcgacactggatccgcgtccattgatggtaatttggttaattaattaaaaagaatgggtattttggtccaactgaaaaggtgcactttgctaatttagacccaactgggtctaagttagcagcccccatatatatatatatatatatatatatatatatatatatatatatatatatatatatatatatatatatatatatatatttgtgtcaTATTTTGATGTGAATTGATGAATAATCTCACATgaatgaataatatgtaatagTGAAAGACAAACCACATGAATAACAAAGTAGGTTGAACAGTGTGATGGTGAGAATTGATGAATAATCTAACGTGAATGAATAATTCTATGTAATAGTGGAAGACAACCCacattattatgaaaaataacGCATGACATTCAATGCTCACTCtagtataaatatattatcATCACAACTACAACTCACTTGTGTATTATAACAAAGCATCTCTCTGATCATTTCTATCAATTTAGCATTTAGCAATATCTCTAAAACTCTCGATGGATCAATCTCAATTTGTCTTTGATATAGAATCCTACAAAAGACAATCTCATATGGAGGACGAGTTAATTGTAAACCCTCTTAGGGAACGTCGCAAGAAAATATTTGAGGAAATGCAAGATTCTAACGGTGAGCGTACTAAGAGAAGATATTTTCTTAGAGATCATGCAGTAGCAAACCAAATGTTAATAAACGACCATTTCTCGAATCAACCTACGTACGATGAGGCAATGTTTCGACGTAGATTTCGAATGCAGAAGCGCCTTTTTTACGCATTGTTGGGTACCTTTTCAAACGATGATGTCTATTTCACACAAAGATTTGATGCCGCAAAAAAAGAAGGCATATCTTCATTAACAAAGTGTACCACAATCATGCGTATGTTAGCGTATGGTTTGTCAGCTGATGCGATTGATGAATATATCAAAATAGGAGGAACAACTGCACTTGATTGTTTATGTAAATTACGTACAAGGATCATACAATTGTATGAGCCAATTTATTTGAGAGCACCAAATACTGATACCTACAAAGGGTACTCCAAGTTAGTGAGATGCGGGGCTTCCCTGGAATGATCGGGAGTATATTGATTGCATGCATTGGAAATGGAAAAATTGTCCTACAGCCTGGAAAGGACAATTTACTAGAGGAGATAAGTGAACCACGACAGTTATTCTTGAAGCTATTGCGTCTCATGATTTATGGATTTGACATGCATTTTTTGGATGTCCAGGTACATTGAATGATATTAACGTACTCATCGCTCTCCAATTTTTAACGATGTTGAAAAAGGGAATGCTCCCAGAGTTAATTAATTTCTTTGTAAATGGACGCCCATACAATATGACACTTGTTAATGATATTTACCCTtcattatttcaaaatatataaataataataattattatataaaattaaataatataaataaagaataaagaacGTGAGGTatataaaagtgagttgaaagAGAGAGTATTTGGTTTAAACTATGGAaaggaaaattctatggtgcaGCCCCTTATTTGAACTGTTTTGGTGCAGTCTTAATCTGACCAATGAGGATGAAGTATTGACTAACTTTAAATTATATGGTACAAATCACTTATATGGTACCTACCATGTATctttatatcaaataatatttcaactaagttcctatcatattaaaagttataaaactaccccaatatttaaattgttttttaatttaattgcgattgtaaaaaaaaaaaaaagttagtttcttcttttgaagtttcatGGTTTTCTACgatattaaaaaaaggaaaagaaactGAGACTTCTCTGTTCACCATCACCTGTTTTCATCTCTAAGTCTCAAAATCGCTGAAATTGAAATTTCTCTGTTCATCACTTGCGCTCATCATCACTAAAATTGAAACTTCTATGTTCATCATTTGCGTTCATCATTGTTTTCGCGAACGGAACTCCATTCGACGACGAGATTGGAAAAGAAGTTTGTGTGTAGTCTATCGAAAAGATAATTGCTAAGGTAAATACGAAACTGAAATGTTTGTTatatttatgtgtaattattatttattaagaatcaaattgatttcaatttgggaattagggtttatgctttaatttgttttctgtaTATAATTTGTTGTCTTTGGGATTTTAATGGAAGAAAAGATTCTCTGAAACCGGAAAAAGAAGACACTTCGTGAGATTATAAATCAGAGGTTGCAGCTTATATGGCAGCGTCAACCGTGACATATATGGCAGCTTATCACATATATTATTTAGGGATTTacgcatgatttttttttaaattgaaatattgattgtttttttagggatgattttttttaattgaaataaaatttgttttttgcttgtaatttgtaaatgaatatttacttGATGGGGGACTcatatgcaataaataaaaatttgttaaaaaaaaaggactcACCATAGACTTGCGTTGATGTGAGAATTAAAATgaattctattggttaaaaGAAAGGACTGCACCAAAACAGTCCAAAAAGGGAATGTACCATAGAATCTCCCAAGAAACTAAACCATTGTAGGAGTAAAAGTTAAAtaatagtttaattgttatgtagaagaaagaaaaaatgatgtGGAATATTGAGAAGTGAAAAAATTGGAGTTTAATACTTCAACCATTGTTGATAGTCTAATAGTATTTAATTTCAACATGAAATCTGAAGTTCAAACCCAAGTGAAAATATGTAGCATAACAATATCGACATTGTCGTTCGAATTGAGACTTATCGACACATGCGCCAATGTTCTATTTTCTAATAGAAACAATAGAATTACATAGAGTACCATATAAGTGGGAAATATTGTATAGCAAATGAGAGGTTGAAAGTCCTACATATTGCTTGAAAAAATGAAGGTTGAACAATATATAAATGAGATGACACATAAACTCAATGTCTTAttgttttgaatttgaataaaatgtAGTGATCAACTCACTTGCGTGATTGTTTTTGGCTAATGTGGATGATCTTCAGACTCCTCTTACAACCCAACAGTGCTATCAAAACTTGGTTCGATAGATTTCTTGTGTCGAAAGTCTTTCAAATAATGATAGTCAGATGGTGTCCCGTTGTTGTGGTGTCTGTCAATATGTGGATGAAAAAACTTCAATTTGAGCAAAAATATAATGAATTGAATGAGTAACAAAAAGGAGAGATTGTTAGGTAACAAATACGAGATTAACAGTTACACGTTccttaaaagagtaaaaattaaactaaaatatagTGTTACTTATATGATTGCTATTAAACTGAGTCTTGCTAGCATATCCctttagggcacatgttaaagagtttaaaatgaaaattttgtattgagaaaattaagattttaactttataaaaattgaatgcacaacttttaaaattaattttctacattaaGTATCTTAAACTGTGCCCTTATGatatatattagtttttccATTAAACTAATGTGAATAATCCTTCAAACTTCTCTCATGATATATATGTAATACTTAAAGAGGGAAATGCAGTAACACTTGGACTTTACTTTCATCTTCTTTTCACAAcatttaaaataacaaatttccataaaataaaataaaagtaacaaacCAAACTTTCCACAACAAGACACGTAACTTAGAGCTAGATATATCTGTTTGATGATATGTAGAACTAAAAATGGATATGCATtggaaataaaaaaactaaaattgaagtGAGTAGTCATCATCATATACACAACGTGGCTACTATGCAACATTTCACAAACCAGGTGTCCCACTTCCACATATAGCTTTGATCAATTCAACCTCTATTTGGCTCATATAAGCATTCACACACTTCACACATTTCATCCATGCAAATTATTCCAATTCTACCCTCTCTAAAATTTAAGAAACTTTTCACTATTTACCTTCATTTAAATAATTGTGTAGCTGAATATACTAAAGGGGTCTttgaaaaaaagagaagaacaaTTTAGTTGCAATGTCAACAAGAAGATATGCTTTTGGAAGGTTGGATGAAGCAAACCATCCAGATTCCATAAGAGCAACAATAGCTGAATTCATCTCCACTTGCCTCTTTGTCTTTGCTGGAGAAGGCTCTGCCCTTGCTCTAAGTCCGTACCATATACTCCctcttgttcttttttttttttaataagaaataactaattttttatctggtctataatatcGATCGGAtacatatattaataatttaatgaacctaaaaagtcaaTTGTGctcataagttttgtgagactttGATAGAACTTAAACACATATTAAGCAATAAGCtgtaaataagttgtttatccaaacaggttTCACTAGGGTATGCAGAAATGGACATATTACTATCattaattactaattaattTGTGTGATTTCAGGGAAGATATACAAGGATGCAGGGGCATCAGCGGGTGAGCTAGTGGTACTTGCACTAGCTCATGCATTTTCACTATTTGCTGCTATATCTGCTAGCATGCATGTATCTGGTGGCCATGTTAACCCTGCAGTTACTTTTGGTGCTCTTCTTGGTGGTAGAATCACTGCCCTTAGAGCTGTCTACTATTGGGTTGCTCAACTTCTTGGTTCTGTAGTTGCTTCCCTTTTATTGAGGCTTGTCACTAATAACATGGTATTACACACTACTCAATTCCACACTTTCCTTATTGAAAATAAGTAAATTCTAATATGCATAATTATCTTCACAATAGCTATGACACACAGACACCGTGTGTCCGGTTACTAggaataatttgaaaaaataacacaattctgagtgtcggacaccgacatgTGTTCTCCTCAGAGGCACCTATGACATGCCTAGTTgacaatattataaattttggaAACTAAATTGTTTTAAAGGTGTTTCACTATTGTCTTATCACTAAGGTAACACATCATATTGTATTGTGATTTTTCAAACCATAATGTGTAATGCCTATTGTATTCTGATTTTTTATTACAGAGACCACAGGGCTTCAATGTGGCAATAGGAGTAGATGTAGGGCACGGCCTTATACTTGAGATAGTCATGACATTTGGTTTAATGTATGTTGTATATGCCACTGCCATTGATCCCAAAAGGGGTTCTATAGGCACAATTGCTCCCTTAGCAATTGCATTTGTTGTTGGTGCAAACGTCTTAGCTGGTGGGCCTTTTGATGGAGCATGCATGAATCCTGCTCGGGCTTTTGGGCCAGCTTTAGTGGGCTGGAGATGGCATTATCATTGGATCTTTTGGGTTGGCCCATTACTTGGAGCTGCAATTGCAGCACTTTTATATGAATATATTATTGTTCCAACTGATCCTCCTCATACGCATACTCATCCTCATCATCAACCTTTGGCTCCTGAAGATTATTAGTTAGTTTAATGAATTAATGTCTATTATGTAATGTATGTATGTAAGATTACtgtttttcttctcattttgcTATGTTGCTTCCAACTTCCAATTAAGCTTATGTAGTATGTAAAGGTTGTTTGTCCATGGTACTTTTGAATAAAGTGAGTCTACTCacaaaaaagttaatataaacAATATGTTCAAAAACATTTTaatcacaataattttttttttaccaccacAATTCGGTTCACCGGATCTCCCCTTCTTATTGCAATTCGGTTCACCGGATCTCATATACAATTGAAGTCAGTGTGCAAGACAAAGTCTAGTTTTTACTTTGAGTTCCTATATCGAACTTACTAATTATTGATTAATCACAATAAtatttaatcatataataatttaatcacatttcattcatatttaaaaacattttaacaTATACTTAtctattaaattatatttttcttttgaattattATCATATCCATGAATATGAATTGAAATGTAAGCAAAGTTTTAGAAAAACTCGTGCTTGAACCGGTTCATGCTTTATTTAGGCATGCACCTATTTAGCAagtaaaaaaaagacaaaagatTCATCCATCAGACTTGCACCGGTTCAACTTAAAGATGCACCAGTTCAAGTAAAGATTAAAGCAGAGTTATGCATCGATACATAATACATGTCTCGATATAGAACCCCTGACAGATATTTGCACCGGTTCAAGAAAACAGTTGCACCGGTTCCAGATATCCATGGTAATGGGGtggggcggggacgggttttgccctaCCCAAACTCATAAAGTTTGGGTTTTCCCAAatccatcccaaattcgagcggggataaaaatgataacttCAATTCCATACCCAACGGGTATCGGGTAtcccatcgggtttcgggtatccccattacgcctcttttcacatgaatttagattatattttagtatttttttattaaaaaaaaagttaaatgttcaaaattattttctctcaacaatatttttttaaataaaggaaaaaaaaaaagagaaaatggtttgtttaatactcaaattaaaataaaaaataaatatatgaacgtaatttaagaaattgtttaagcgtttctaatttaaaagaggtgaaatctaatttttagtataagcggggcgggttcgggaaCGGGTTCGAGGTGAGTATCAATTGGGGAAaactcaaactcagtcaactcgggttttccccgtcaaagcgggtatgaTTTAGGTGGGTACCCGCGAGTATGAGTTTTATTACCATGCCTAGTTCCTGATTCCCAATAGAAACATGTATAGGTACTAATAGGCATGTCTCTATGCAAGAGTCTCACTGACTTTGTCAATGTTGAACATGCATCGGTGCATTACCCTGTTTACATCGGTTCATGATTCCCAAAAGTCATGCACCGGTTCATCTTTGTACATGCACCGATTCAAGTAAGGTTTTTGAAAAACTTCAAGATGAACCTTTTGCAAAAAgactttttttcttaaaaaaaaaaaaaaactgttgcGCTTACTTCAATTCAATATTAATTTGCCTAATTTTTGACATCACTAAAAACATGGGAAAAGCATAATGCATTTACGGTGTGATCTCAATGTTTTCAAGAGAGGTGATATTTCTTAGTTTAGAGACTCTTGTATAATGGAGGTGATATCCCATTGTTTGTGTAGAGAGTTCTTGGTTGTAAACATTGTTAGCTTATCCTGTTATAAAAGCATGGTTTAGTGAAATCTCAAGTTACTTTGGAATAGGCCCTTTTATTTTTGGCCGAATcaggataattttttttgtgttctttCTCATTTTcctttcatctcttttatttttcttgcaagctattttcattttatttacttgtttttgACATCTTTATTTGtactttcttattttatttaaacttaTTCTCAAgcactttattttatttggtaaaatatttttcaagtgcttatttttaatatttttttagtacacATTCACAATTCATCCCCCTCTAACAGAGACACCAGTTATCACAcgtaattttaaatttttctttaattacaTACATGTCTTGGCTCTGGACTTCATTAAGGAGTCTTGACAGATGATCTGCCACTTGATTTTCAACTTCCTTTTTGTCTctaatttcaaaatcaaattcttGCAGCAGCAGAACTCATCTGTTAAGCCTTGGCTTGACATCGTTCTTGGAAATCAAATACTTGATGGTTGAATGATCGATGTACACCACCACTCTTGTACTTACCAGATAAGATATGAACTTGCA from Trifolium pratense cultivar HEN17-A07 linkage group LG1, ARS_RC_1.1, whole genome shotgun sequence includes these protein-coding regions:
- the LOC123907925 gene encoding UPF0426 protein At1g28150, chloroplastic encodes the protein MSLLFTSSSSSRLPLPCTQECRFLSSSSGVITRTIGFNSHSNCNSLRVRNRSRITAFFFNPAQDPIVKEALKEPVAFWGGVFAGLLRLDLNEEPLKEWINRTVEDSDINEEETNAEGSTTEDAPQEIEIE
- the LOC123907932 gene encoding probable aquaporin TIP-type alpha, encoding MSTRRYAFGRLDEANHPDSIRATIAEFISTCLFVFAGEGSALALRKIYKDAGASAGELVVLALAHAFSLFAAISASMHVSGGHVNPAVTFGALLGGRITALRAVYYWVAQLLGSVVASLLLRLVTNNMRPQGFNVAIGVDVGHGLILEIVMTFGLMYVVYATAIDPKRGSIGTIAPLAIAFVVGANVLAGGPFDGACMNPARAFGPALVGWRWHYHWIFWVGPLLGAAIAALLYEYIIVPTDPPHTHTHPHHQPLAPEDY